The stretch of DNA CGTTTCTAACACACGGATACGAGAAATCTGATGAAACAAACGATGACGTGGAATTATCGAAAGATTTGAGCGTCTCCAATCCGTTCACTCTAACAAAGATGAGAACGAGCAATGCAAGCCGATTACCAGACGGtgtgaagaagaaggcaCAAAGTTCATGGACATCATTCGACAACTTAAAGAATTCTAACCTACAGGAAGCTACCGAACATAAAGCAGTGTCAATTACCGATAAGAAGATGGAAACGGTGCGTAACAGTCACTCTAATAACATGTCACAGGTTAATTTGAGTAGGAAAAGGGCGTTGCCAGCACAATCTGAACCCGTCATAACTGGAAATGTAAAAAATCGGCGTAAAGGTTCGAGACATTTAACAATGTTTTCTGAATACACAAATAGCTACTCGATTTATATCGATTACGTGCCCAGGGGCAGCGTAATCTCCGAACTCAAGGATTTCACTCAAGAACAACCCCGCATAGGGATACATCTATCGAACAATATACTGGGAtttctcaaagaaaaatctAAGGTGGAAGATGCAGTGCAGCTTGAACACTTGACAGAGACCAACGAGGGCTGGCACCGGCTCTCCACCGGAAATCTCTAACCATCGGGAGCTCGTAGCGAAACAATAAAGGAAcacaaaagagaaagaaaaagaagcagGAACCAGTTGATAGAGAATGAGCCCCGTTGCCGGGACAACAGAACTTCTACAATATCAAACCCGCCGAAAGTGCCGACACCGTTCCACTTGCTACATTCAACACCCCTCTCACCCCCAGAGCAACAAGAAACCCCACGTTGACAGCCAGTAACAGTACATACACCCTAGCGTCAGCTACGTAATTACCAGCAACCCACCCAATATTTGCATGAACTGAGACGGCTCTTGCAGCTGACACCCCATGTATCACCTTCTCTATTGTCTCTCTTATCGCAGGAAAAGCCCTAACCAGAAACCCTAATTTCGCCGCATTAAAGAAtgctcttttttcttgcttcTTACTGCACCccgaaaaaagaaaagaaaacctTTCCGGTCGTTTGGGTGTTCTGCATTTTCCAGCCCTGATGCTTTAAACTCATATTTAAAGATGGGATCCGAGATCAAGAGTCAGGTGTCCCTACGTACACCTCAGATTTGCCTACATCTCTATTTCATCTacagttcaacaagattgCACTATATTTTGGTGCGAAAGTTTCATAATATCTATAGGATTATTAGTGTATTTATTGACCGGTAGACATTCCTCTGTTAAAAAGTTAAACGGTTCAGCATCTGGTACACACCAGCTATTTATTTTGATAAAcgatacacacacacgtATAAGAGCTTAGCCAAATGTCCAGTCGAGTACTATATGTATTACAGAAGTTTGCAAAGTTTATAGGGCCTGGGATCATGGTCAGTGTCGCATATATGGACCCAGGTAACTATGCAACGAGTGTTTCAGGTGGTGCGCAGTATAAGTACCAACTACTGTTCTCGGTTTTCATCTCCAACATATTTGCTGTCCTACTACAGTGTCTATGTGTGAAGCTGGGAACGGTGACGGGCCACGACTTGGCCGAAAACTGTAGATTGCACTTACCAAAAGGTGTGAATCTGACGTTATATCTCTTTGCTGAGATAGCTATCATTGCTACAGATTTGGCAGAGGTTGTAGGGACTGCTGTTGCTTTACAGATTCTGTTTGGCATTCCTCTGACTTGGGGTGTGATACTAACTGTTTTCGACGTTCTTATAATCTTGATCTTCTACAAACCGGAATTCCAAAGTATGAAAAAAGTAAGGGCCTTCGAGTTCTTTGTCGGAGCGCTGGTCGCAGGGACCTGTGCTTGCTTCCTATTGGAACTGTTTAAGATATCAGTCCCAAATAAAggtgaactgttcaaggGGTTTCTTCCATCGAAAGTGATCTTCGAAGAAAAACAGGCGTTGTACATCTCTTTAGGGATTCTGGGTGCCACAGTGATGCCACATTCACTGTACTTAGGATCATCCATTGTGAAACCAAGGTTAGACGATTATGATAAGAAGCGATACGGTAGGGTAGAACACCGTCCCAGTATAAAAGCGATTAAATATTCGTTAAACTACTCGTACGCGGAACTGATCATATCGTTGTTTCTAATTGCCACGTTTGTGAACTCTGCCATCTTGATAGTTTCTGGTGCTACTTTGGCAGGTCAACCGGAGGCCGAGGACGCGGACCTGTTGTCTATCTACGAGCTACTAGTTCACTACATCTCTCCAGCTGCAGGTATGATTTTTGCTCTCGCCATGCTTTTCTCAGGTCAATCCGCAGGTATTATTTGCACTATTGCTGGTCAGATTGTGTCTGAAGGGTTTTTACAGTGGTCCTTACCACCATGGGCCACAAGGTTGTCCACAAGATTGATATCCATCGCGCCATGTCTATTTATCACCATGTTTATGGGTGAAAGAGGGATTTCGAAAATCCTGAATTTATCTCAAGTGGTGCTTTCCCTGATTTTACCAATTGTTTCCGCTCCCTTGATCTACTTCACGGCTTGTAACAAGCTGATGACCGTTCCTCATGACACTCATGGCATCAGTGAGGAGCAAAGGGTAGCGGACGAACAAACTCCGTTAACTTTCAACCGCAAGACAACTACAGATTTCACAAACAGTTCCTTGCTAACGTGGTCGTCCATTTTGGTTTGGGCCACCATCGGTAGTTTGAACCTGTATCTGGTAGGGTCCTTCTTGATGGGCGCTGATGTACATTTCTGAACTGCTCGAAAGAGTTTTTGGAGTTACACAGACAAGTCCACCTTCTGCTGAAGGACACTTTGCATGGTCTTGATCGGTTTTTCGAAAACATCCTTTACTCTTCGAAGTTGGGGGCTCTCCGCCTGCATGATTATTTAGTATTACATTtatttgtattttattCATATATTTTTACGTGGTTACATTTAGGAACAAACAATCGGAAACAGATGCTTTAGTGGTCACCATGCATCTCTATTCGTTTTCACCTATTCGTCTTGTTatatttcctctttcttgtagtttgtGCTCTCACCACTGGTATGTTACCCGTATAATTTGCCTGTAAAATTGGAAATGACCTCTGGTGGTTTGTAGGTATGTGTGCCAACTGTTTACTCACAATAACCTCCTTTAGTATTCTTCTCACCTTGAAATACAGTTTAGTTTCCTCAACAGATGGCTTTGATATCTTGTGGCTGACCCTGTCTTGTCTCAATTTTCTGATCTTCAACAAGGTCTCAGTTACAAGATCTTGCTGAGTTCCCTCTTTGAAACTCGTAATTTCGTCTGATTCAATACAGTTTAATGGCTTCCACGAAAAGAGATTTTCCAATTTAATGTCCTCCTTCCGAACTGCATTAGCATCAGATTTGTTGTCTTGTTGTGCCACGCTCTCTGCAATATCAACCTCCTCTACTTTACTATCTACCTTCTCTAGAATTCCTTCCTTCTTATCTACGTTCTCGGTAATTATTTTGTCTTCCACAGCACTCTCTGGAGCCTCCTTTTCTTGTCCCACCCGTTTGTTTCCATACGTCAAGTACCCAATTCTTTTCAACCAGATAATGCCGCTAGATGTAGAATCCAAAACCGTACTATCTTCGTTAAAAGCAGGTGCCCAAGAGGCATAGTCACCGTACTTCAACCACGACGTAGTCGGCAAAGAATACCAATTTGGGTGCAGGAATTTGCTCATCATTTCTGTGGGAGGCAACGTAGGATCCGGGATATTGCTTGTGTTGGCAGCTATGAACCCCAGCCTTGGTGCTTCTTCGAATGGATTTGCCTGGGGAATTATCTTGTTGACTTCAAAGTTCTTATCTGGCAGCTCTCTTGGCCTATGGTCCAACGATGATTTGTTGATTACGGAAGTGAAAAGATCCATATCTTTCGTCTTAACATGGTATGATTCACGCAACGGTAATCTGTAGCTTGTGgagatcttcaaaaagtccTTCGCAATAGCCTTATCCAGCTCTGATCTTTCCTCATTAGTCTCAATAGGATCTTTATCACTTGACTCTTCAGTACCTACTTCACTCGTCAAGAGAATACCTATCTTGTAACATTCCCTTAACAGCAGCTCCGTTGCAAATTTATAGAACTGGTCCACCAgctgatatttttttgaatccGTAGGGTAAAAATGAATCATGTTGGTACACACAAGTTTAATATCATGGTACAGTTTATAAAATCCACCTTGTTCGGGAAGATACTCACCACTCTCAAACCTCCCATTAATCGTAACAAAATGGATCCTAGAGCCGTTCTTAACCTCTCCATCGTTGGTAGTTCTTCTCTCCATGTATCTGACGTACGATGCATATATCTTCTCCGGCTTCGCCTCAAAAAAGGTTCCCGGGAACTTCTCATCAAGAACACTGCATTTAGAGGAAGCCGACTTCAAAATTGTATGTATATCGTGCAATAAAGGTTGGAACTCCATCGGCATTGCTTAGTTAGGTTGGttgtcttttcttcaaaacacaCTTTCCCACAAGTATCTGTCTGTTTctcatatttttttttttcgttcatTTCCAACTTTTCGCTACTTCCATATTTTTCATGTCGCCAAACAGTCTCTAAGCGGCGGGTTTCGCCCGCAATTCCTCAAACCGTGCTGGTAGCCAATACGGGATTACCTTTAAATAATATACATTCATGCGATATATGCGATATATGTTTTCCAATTGTTATATAACTGTCTATCAGCGTTTACTGTTCTCCATCGATTTGTAACTCTTATTGGTTATGAATTTGTCGACAATCCACCGACCGTTCTCCTTCACTTGATGCACTGGGATTGGGTTTAAATCCCACCCAATCTTCAGATCGCTGTCGACGGGGCTTCCAAACCTGGGAATCACGTAGCAGTACCGTTCTGTAGGCGACAAGTCAATGATCTTCAGCCCTTGGCCCGTCAGCGGTTTGCTGAACGACAGAAGCTGCCCCTTCC from Huiozyma naganishii CBS 8797 chromosome 1, complete genome encodes:
- the SMF3 gene encoding putative divalent metal ion transporter SMF3 (similar to Saccharomyces cerevisiae SMF3 (YLR034C); ancestral locus Anc_2.407) — its product is MSSRVLYVLQKFAKFIGPGIMVSVAYMDPGNYATSVSGGAQYKYQLLFSVFISNIFAVLLQCLCVKLGTVTGHDLAENCRLHLPKGVNLTLYLFAEIAIIATDLAEVVGTAVALQILFGIPLTWGVILTVFDVLIILIFYKPEFQSMKKVRAFEFFVGALVAGTCACFLLELFKISVPNKGELFKGFLPSKVIFEEKQALYISLGILGATVMPHSLYLGSSIVKPRLDDYDKKRYGRVEHRPSIKAIKYSLNYSYAELIISLFLIATFVNSAILIVSGATLAGQPEAEDADLLSIYELLVHYISPAAGMIFALAMLFSGQSAGIICTIAGQIVSEGFLQWSLPPWATRLSTRLISIAPCLFITMFMGERGISKILNLSQVVLSLILPIVSAPLIYFTACNKLMTVPHDTHGISEEQRVADEQTPLTFNRKTTTDFTNSSLLTWSSILVWATIGSLNLYLVGSFLMGADVHF
- the RSC58 gene encoding Rsc58p (similar to Saccharomyces cerevisiae RSC58 (YLR033W); ancestral locus Anc_2.408), which translates into the protein MPMEFQPLLHDIHTILKSASSKCSVLDEKFPGTFFEAKPEKIYASYVRYMERRTTNDGEVKNGSRIHFVTINGRFESGEYLPEQGGFYKLYHDIKLVCTNMIHFYPTDSKKYQLVDQFYKFATELLLRECYKIGILLTSEVGTEESSDKDPIETNEERSELDKAIAKDFLKISTSYRLPLRESYHVKTKDMDLFTSVINKSSLDHRPRELPDKNFEVNKIIPQANPFEEAPRLGFIAANTSNIPDPTLPPTEMMSKFLHPNWYSLPTTSWLKYGDYASWAPAFNEDSTVLDSTSSGIIWLKRIGYLTYGNKRVGQEKEAPESAVEDKIITENVDKKEGILEKVDSKVEEVDIAESVAQQDNKSDANAVRKEDIKLENLFSWKPLNCIESDEITSFKEGTQQDLVTETLLKIRKLRQDRVSHKISKPSVEETKLYFKVRRILKEVIVSKQLAHIPTNHQRSFPILQANYTGNIPVVRAQTTRKRKYNKTNR